The following proteins are co-located in the Planctomycetia bacterium genome:
- a CDS encoding cbb3-type cytochrome c oxidase subunit I — protein MSHESNGYPPGDNYLNRTKGFLSWITTLDHKRIGMMYLGSVLFFFLIGGAFAIALRTELLTPKDSVQMPQQYDAKGNPASFPKKFLFEKDTYNKLFTLHGAIMVFLVIIPSIPASLGNFVLPIMLGAKDVAFPRLNLWSYYLYIIGTVCFLITLAVGQLDTGWTFYTPYSSSSANSNTNVIMATMGAFILGFSSIFTGINFLVTIHTMRPAGMTWFRMPLLLWALYATSVIQVLATPVLGITLLMLIVERALQIGIFDPALGGDPVLFQHFFWFYSHPAVYIMIVPGMGVASELISTFSRKTIFGYRQIALSSVGLALIGFLVWGHHLFTSTQSDIANMIFSFLTFFVAIPSAIKVFNWLATLYKGSISFETPMLYGLSFIVIFTIGGLTGLFHATLSTSIPLHDTYFVVAHFHYVMMGSALIAFIGGIFYWWPKMTGKMYNDLLGRIAAVIIFIGFNGTFFPQFVMGSKGMPRRYYNYYAEYQPYHKASTYSSYFMACGFVLAGFTLVQSLVRGRKAPPNPWGGATLEWQTTSPPPTENFYHTPVIDDIPYNYERQTYLGPDKGWKDEHFAHEWDDIVAHQDGLSSTPNGNNNKH, from the coding sequence ATGTCGCACGAATCGAACGGCTATCCGCCAGGCGACAATTATCTGAATCGCACCAAGGGATTCCTTTCATGGATTACTACGCTTGATCACAAGCGCATAGGTATGATGTATTTGGGTTCAGTACTCTTTTTCTTCCTGATTGGTGGTGCGTTCGCCATTGCGTTGAGAACGGAGTTGCTCACACCCAAAGACAGTGTGCAGATGCCTCAGCAATATGATGCGAAGGGAAACCCAGCCAGCTTCCCCAAGAAATTTCTCTTTGAAAAAGATACCTACAACAAGTTATTCACGCTGCATGGGGCGATCATGGTCTTTCTCGTGATCATTCCCAGTATCCCGGCTTCGCTGGGTAACTTTGTTCTGCCAATCATGCTGGGAGCCAAAGATGTGGCATTCCCCAGATTAAATTTGTGGAGTTATTATCTCTATATCATAGGTACGGTTTGCTTTCTCATTACCCTTGCCGTAGGTCAGCTTGATACAGGATGGACCTTTTACACTCCCTACAGTTCCAGTTCAGCTAATAGCAACACCAATGTGATCATGGCAACCATGGGAGCGTTTATTCTCGGTTTCAGTTCCATATTCACCGGCATTAATTTCCTGGTCACTATACATACCATGCGACCAGCCGGAATGACCTGGTTTCGCATGCCCTTGTTGCTATGGGCGTTGTATGCCACTTCAGTGATTCAAGTGTTGGCAACTCCTGTTCTGGGCATCACCTTATTGATGCTCATTGTGGAGCGTGCGTTGCAAATTGGTATTTTCGACCCTGCATTGGGTGGTGATCCTGTGCTGTTCCAGCATTTCTTCTGGTTTTACAGTCACCCGGCTGTTTACATTATGATCGTCCCAGGAATGGGTGTGGCTAGTGAATTGATCTCCACATTCAGCAGGAAAACCATCTTCGGTTATCGCCAGATTGCACTTTCCAGTGTGGGTCTGGCACTGATTGGCTTCCTAGTCTGGGGGCACCATCTTTTCACCAGCACCCAGTCCGACATCGCTAACATGATTTTCAGCTTCCTGACTTTCTTTGTAGCCATTCCTTCTGCCATCAAGGTATTTAACTGGCTGGCAACCCTGTATAAAGGATCGATCAGTTTTGAAACTCCCATGCTTTATGGGCTTTCCTTCATTGTGATTTTCACGATCGGAGGATTAACAGGGCTTTTCCATGCCACGCTGTCAACCAGTATCCCGCTGCACGACACCTACTTTGTGGTAGCCCATTTTCACTATGTGATGATGGGTTCTGCACTGATCGCATTCATCGGCGGCATTTTTTACTGGTGGCCTAAAATGACCGGCAAGATGTACAACGATCTTCTTGGTCGAATCGCAGCTGTCATTATCTTCATCGGTTTTAATGGTACCTTTTTCCCACAGTTTGTCATGGGTTCAAAAGGCATGCCAAGGCGGTATTACAACTACTATGCTGAGTATCAGCCATACCACAAAGCTTCAACTTACAGTTCGTATTTCATGGCTTGTGGTTTTGTACTCGCTGGCTTCACTCTTGTTCAATCACTGGTACGTGGCCGAAAAGCTCCACCAAATCCATGGGGAGGAGCAACGCTGGAATGGCAGACAACTTCTCCACCACCAACGGAGAACTTCTATCACACACCGGTCATTGACGACATACCGTATAACTATGAACGCCAAACCTACTTGGGTCCAGACAAAGGCTGGAAGGATGAGCACTTTGCCCATGAATGGGATGACATTGTTGCTCACCAGGATGGTCTTTCCAGTACCCCCAACGGTAACAATAACAAACACTAA
- a CDS encoding cytochrome c oxidase subunit 3 family protein — MSDTAQSHDDHGHAHSKHLAHHFDSLQQQFEAGKLGMWAFIAQEILFFSGLFCAYAVYRYNHPEVFVYAHHFLDTNLGAINTCVLLFSSLTMAWGVRCAQLGQRKGLILCLWLTILCGFGFMGIKYIEYTHKWHEGLLWGTRYHPSEEALEHAFSHGQEGSKFSPPPEPANVRTFFAIYFCLTGLHGIHVLVGIGLLAWLLIRAYRGDFSPENFTAVDFIGLYWHIVDLIWIFLFPLLYLIH; from the coding sequence ATGTCAGATACAGCTCAAAGCCACGATGACCATGGACATGCTCACTCTAAGCATCTGGCACATCATTTCGATAGTCTTCAACAGCAGTTTGAGGCAGGCAAACTCGGTATGTGGGCTTTCATCGCCCAGGAAATCCTGTTCTTCAGCGGACTTTTCTGCGCCTATGCTGTTTACCGTTACAACCACCCCGAAGTATTCGTCTATGCCCATCACTTTCTTGATACGAATCTTGGTGCCATAAATACCTGCGTCTTGTTGTTCAGCAGCTTAACGATGGCGTGGGGTGTACGCTGTGCACAACTGGGACAAAGAAAAGGTTTGATTCTCTGTCTCTGGCTAACAATCCTGTGTGGTTTCGGCTTTATGGGTATCAAGTACATTGAATATACCCATAAGTGGCATGAAGGACTACTGTGGGGGACCCGATATCATCCCAGTGAAGAAGCTCTTGAGCATGCCTTCAGCCATGGGCAGGAAGGGTCGAAATTTTCCCCACCTCCTGAACCGGCCAATGTACGTACTTTTTTTGCAATTTACTTCTGTCTGACCGGCCTGCATGGCATTCACGTGCTGGTGGGCATTGGCCTGCTAGCGTGGTTATTGATTCGTGCATACCGTGGTGATTTTTCACCTGAAAATTTCACTGCTGTCGACTTTATCGGGCTGTACTGGCATATCGTCGATTTGATCTGGATTTTCCTGTTCCCACTTCTTTACCTCATTCACTAA